The region TATTAGAGAATAATCCTACTAAAGCATTAAACATAGCACCCTTACCAAAtgtcatgtctttttttcttttttttttctttttctactaAAGAGATGTCTGTGGTTCTGCTTCCATTCTACTTTGGTCGTCTCTttgcattaaaacaatatttcatatgaaataAACCATAATGTGACTTTAAgagttacagtatataatacagtTTAATAATATGATCTTTCTTCAGAATTTATTCTGTAGCAACAATAGAACTAATTGTAAAACTCTCCCTGGCCTCAACCTAGACATACCATAATTAGCCTTATTTACAGTAGATCTTATCAGACCGATATGCACGCATACTCATCTATGCATTAACATGATCCATGCATTATCAGACAACAAAAGTCAAAGAGTTTTATACTGACGCATATCAGCCCTTAAAGCCAATGGCAGAGGTGGATCTAAATTTTCAGTCATGGCTTGCAGTGTCATGCCTGGACACAGACTCGTTACTAATTACTAATCTCTCAATCAGAGATTAGTATTTATCTACCCCCCAGCCTTTACCTGATGTTATACAATCGCCAGGTGTTCAGTACTGctataaaagaggaaaaaactatGTCAGTAATGTAAAAAATTGCCTCCCCAGCAGCTATGACCTAGATAAGCTGCTGTTATCTGGAGCATTTGCTGTGAATGGCagctacaaaataaaatttcatttaccTACACTGCACagagattaatttattttaaaagaaaaattagagaGGAATACTGCAGAAAAGTCTTTCTACATTGCTAGTGCTTTTTTTCctattcaaacattttttcaagCTAATCTAATGGAAAATCCTCAGACTGCAATGTGATGACGAGTTCTCCCAAGGTATGCAATGACAATGCCAAAGAGGTTACAGCACTTCACACAggaacataaaataaaagtaactaCACATCTAACAAACTGCAACAGGAACATAATAGTATATATATTTCTGAGGAACTGTAGTATTtaacaattataaaaaaaataaagaaacaacaacaatgatgcattttttttgcaacagtACAAGTATTCAAGCTTCAGCCTGATAGTTTGGTGAAGTGACTGGAGCGTTCTCGCTCTTTCTTCTCACGCTTTCATTTGTCTTCATTAAACCTCCTTTGTGCTTCCCTtcatcttctcagctgtctccTGCAACACGCCATGTGTCAAACATAAACTTGGGTGTCACTGACTTCTGCTCACTACATTACAgtcaaggaaaaaagaaaaacctttgtCTAAATGATACATTACACGAACCTGTATCGATATATCAAGACATGCTATATTCAGTTTGAAATGAATCAATTCTAACTTGTTGATATAATACATTGTTTTAAGAGTCCGGAGTTAATACTCTCTGGCTGGTCCCTTTACCACCACAGAGCCCCAGCAACCCTGACCTGGTGCTTATTGAGCTCAGCCACCCGCCGGCCCCACTCTTCCTCTGTCATCTCTTGGTCAAGTCCGTCATCTTCCTCCACACCTGCCTTTTTGTCTTTACCTGATGGCAGGCAAATGAAGGGAACATGATCATCCAGAGCATGATTTTATACCAACAGTCCCTTGGTGAGGCTCCTTACAAGCAGTAATTGGGCTAAACTGAGTCTTATTTAATGATCCTTCAAAGTCTTTCAGATAAATCTTGAGAACAGCGTCCATAAGAAAAGAGCAGCtgcaaaagtttttctttttttttttttcaaacagaaaaaaaaaaaaaacagtaaatagaCAACAGATGTTGATTGCATTGTGTCCAGACCCAGAATAGGTGTACCAAGAGATGGGAAAGGATGGGGTTTGACCCAGGAAGCCTCACCATTGCAGGTCATGGCGGTGCACACCCAGTTCccgcaggcacacacacagcggTTGCACTCCACCTGCGTCTCCGCGCCATCCTCGTAGGTCTCGTCCTCAAGGGCACACTCTGCGAGTAGTGGAGGGGAGCATTGAGGTTCTGTGGGTGCTGCCTACGATTTGAACTACAACCATCACTTTCTTTCTCAATCTGACATGTACTACAGTAAGTGCTCTTGCCTGGAATCCTGCTTAGCTGAGCACAGAGTTACCGTATGTCAAGGCAGCAAGAAGCAGAGCCATTTCTGTGCTACCCTCCTCGCTCTTCATTTTTGGGCTAGGTGTTTGTAAAGCTTGGAGCAAGGTCATTACCCAATTTCTTCAGATTCAATGAGCGAAACATTTACATGTGACTTGTTACATCCAGCTAAAGTGTACACTGTAGTCATGTAATCTGACTGTGTGTACACATGTGTGTCTCTTCTGAAAGCTCACTTTTCTCTGGGGGGCTGAAGCCTGGCTTGAGGCAGTTGAGGAACTCATCAAAGCTCAGCTTCCAGTCAGCATTCTCATCTGAGAGTTCAATCAAGGCATCCACGCACATGCTCCTGTAAGAACACAAAGGATAAACATATTGCAAGCTGTCTTGCTGTTCAAGGATGCAATGAAAGTCCAACAGACTTGAGTTTCTTAGTTAATGGATTTCACACACTCAATTCTGAATACTAAGTCCAGACTTGGGATGGTTCAGATTGTTGCAGGAACAAACAAGAATGCACTGGTAGACACAGAATTCACCAAATGACACTGACCTTTTATGACAAACTGATGAGAAGCATAAGAAATGTACACACAAGCAAATGCTGATCTCAGCCCTATCAGTGCCCACACTGACAGTCCATCTAGAGAGACAGCTTTTTGCTGATCCTTCCTCTATCATTGCCCACCTTCGCAATCCTTTCAGGGGATTGACAGTTTAATGCTGATCTATCCATAATCCAAAAGCACGCTCCTTGCCAGCTGAGCTGGTGCAGGGCAGAAATGCTACTGCAGCACTTCTTGTTACGACATCACCATGTTCTTTGGGCATGGGGTCAGTGGAGTCAGCAATcatcattaaataataaaaacaagcatATTTGGAAGAAAACATTGCTCTCGGTGTCGAGGCAGGTCTGTCTGCCTCTAACCCAGAGAAAGACACCTTCATTGCTCACAATATATGAACCATTATCTTCACAACACATCACTGCAGTGTCAGCAATTCCTGCACATTCATCCAGGTTAAAGGGAGCAAAGGATCATCTACAAAACAATTGTGCTGCAGCCTTAAGAAGATTACCTAActtttgaaataaactaaactggaaaaaagtacaattcCATGCTATGGGTGTAAGGTACAATAAGATGACCGGTCAGGTGTTCTGGAGGTGTTGTCTCACATAATGACTTCGGGAACCTTGTAAATGtctcttaatattgtaagtcgctttggagaaaagcgtcagctaaatgaataaatgtaaatgtaaattacataacGTATATCTTCATGGATTTATTATTATGCCGTCTCTATGGTAGTAAAAAGCATGTATAAAACTGGTAAAAAATACAAGTATTACTTTAAATTAACATGCCAAGAAAGGCTCTGCCACATGGACCACGCTGCTGGTTCTGAGCTGACCCACCTGAGAAGGCGGTTGTTCTCCTCATCAGCATAGGATGTAACATTGATGGCCGTTTCATTGTGCAGAATGAACTTCAGGAACTCGGAGGAGTCTAGCTTTGAGTCTCCATTGTCGAAGTTCTGTAAAAGGACCACAATCATACCAGTGAAACATACAATCATTTTCCattgaaaatgataaaataggtTCCTAATAGAGCCCCTAcgctaacatttacattaaatttacatttattcatttagcagacgcttttctccaaaccgatgtacatctccaagaaaatacaatttgtgcattacattaggagaaagagagacatagtagcaaacgtgattcttaagtaaacctagtttgtttctttccactttatgcaccgatgttcatcgctcgagttggtgcgcaaaactcaggatagactaattctgatcaccttcctaattttttatcttttaaatttatgttaAGGCTCTATAGCAATACAGATGAAAGACTCGCAACAAATTCCTGGCATAAGAGATCTACCCTATGAAAATCAGCAACTTTCTGGATTGAACACGTTGTGCCTACATTGATATATTGGCCACGTTGTGCCATTAAGATATAAAAGGTCAAGTTGTTTAACTGACTGTTGATTTGGTATGGCCATTTCAAACTGTTTCCTACAGCTACAAAACTATGAATAGAAAAAATTGGGTTCTACTGAGTAGTCTATCATCGATTTTCTAGGATTATACGGCAGCATAATTGAATGCAGGATGACGACAAGCGCTGCTTTTCATTCCTGCCTACACAAGGCCTGGGGGTTGGCCAAGGCACTGAGCTTCTCCACGAAGAAGGACGAGTATCATTGTAAACTGTCCTAATGTTCAGTCGTAAAGGTTTAGCAAAAATCATTTGGTTCCAAGATATTTTCCCAAGGTTAGATaatgtgttatttattaataGACACAGGCCCCGAAGACCATCTTTCAGTATGCTGCAGAGA is a window of Scleropages formosus chromosome 14, fSclFor1.1, whole genome shotgun sequence DNA encoding:
- the LOC108920067 gene encoding follistatin-related protein 1-like; this encodes MLRSICVFLLLAVACCHAEEEVKTKSQVCANVFCGAGRECAMTEKGEPTCLCIEQCKPHKRSVCGSNGKTYRNHCELHRDACLTGLKVQVAHDGHCKEKKADPAVATPIACYLADRNELRSRIIEWLQAEVVPDGWFSKGSNFSEILLKYFKNFDNGDSKLDSSEFLKFILHNETAINVTSYADEENNRLLRSMCVDALIELSDENADWKLSFDEFLNCLKPGFSPPEKKCALEDETYEDGAETQVECNRCVCACGNWVCTAMTCNGKDKKAGVEEDDGLDQEMTEEEWGRRVAELNKHQETAEKMKGSTKEV